A genome region from Chrysiogenia bacterium includes the following:
- a CDS encoding DUF2236 domain-containing protein, translating into MSVTHADLEAHLEKIISDCKDPAAGLYGPDSKIWQVNKEAIIFLGAGRAALLQTAHPFVAHGVDQHSQTKTNPAGRFQRTFANVFAMVFGDLDSALTSAKRVHRIHDMITGKITERVGAFDEGSAYEANDEDALFWVHATLWDTSVLIYELLFRDLSDLEKETYYQETKKFAYLFGVPDERMPKSWTDFMAYNERMWESDTLAVGAPAAELRKFLLSPAAPWQKPIMDWYKIMTAGLLPPRIRHLYRFEYGRLEKRIFDLSIQAMRLGIRIVPGQLRYFPAYKDAKLRLKGIEGRDRIGALMDKAVIVGMKKAKAAAQKNATEAA; encoded by the coding sequence CCCACGCCGATCTCGAAGCCCATCTGGAAAAAATCATCTCTGACTGCAAGGACCCGGCAGCCGGACTCTACGGCCCCGATTCCAAGATCTGGCAGGTCAACAAGGAAGCCATCATCTTCCTGGGCGCCGGGCGCGCCGCGCTGCTGCAGACGGCCCACCCCTTCGTCGCCCACGGCGTCGACCAGCACTCGCAGACCAAGACCAATCCCGCGGGTCGCTTCCAGCGCACCTTCGCCAATGTCTTCGCCATGGTCTTCGGCGACCTGGATTCGGCGCTGACCTCGGCCAAGCGCGTGCACCGCATCCACGACATGATCACCGGCAAGATCACCGAGCGCGTGGGCGCCTTCGATGAAGGCAGCGCCTACGAAGCCAACGACGAGGACGCCCTTTTCTGGGTGCATGCCACGCTCTGGGATACCTCGGTCCTGATCTACGAACTGCTCTTCCGCGATCTCAGCGACCTGGAAAAAGAGACCTACTACCAGGAGACCAAGAAGTTCGCCTACCTCTTCGGCGTGCCCGACGAGCGCATGCCGAAAAGCTGGACCGACTTCATGGCCTACAACGAGCGCATGTGGGAGTCCGATACCCTTGCGGTCGGAGCGCCCGCGGCCGAGCTGCGCAAGTTCCTGCTCTCGCCGGCCGCGCCCTGGCAGAAGCCGATCATGGACTGGTACAAGATCATGACCGCCGGCCTGCTGCCCCCGCGCATCCGGCACCTCTATCGCTTCGAATACGGGCGGCTTGAAAAGCGCATCTTCGATCTCTCCATCCAGGCCATGCGCCTTGGCATTCGCATCGTGCCCGGACAGCTTCGCTACTTCCCGGCCTACAAGGACGCCAAACTCCGCCTCAAGGGAATCGAGGGGCGCGACCGGATCGGCGCGCTGATGGACAAGGCCGTGATCGTCGGCATGAAGAAGGCCAAGGCGGCCGCGCAGAAGAACGCAACGGAGGCGGCATAG